From a single Miscanthus floridulus cultivar M001 chromosome 8, ASM1932011v1, whole genome shotgun sequence genomic region:
- the LOC136477390 gene encoding F-box protein PP2-A13-like: MGAAGSSILGADGEWGETSLGDMPESCVAAVLLYLDPPEICQVARLNRAFRGAASADCVWAAKLPANYRYLAALAAAADDEGRGDGDANGKRFSLAATKKEIYARLCQSTLFDAGGKEFWILKNKGGLCISISSKAMTITGIDDRRHWSHLATDESRFHSVAYLQQIWWLEVDGELEFCFPAGAYSLFFHLHLGRPYRRMGRRLCGTEHVHGWDVTPTQFQLTTSDEQQATSEYYLHLHEQGGWKLYHVGDFVVSNSDEPINLKFSMMQIDCTHTKGGLCVDSVFIYPKGYKPEKEGRAWCKR, from the exons ATGGGGGCGGCGGGGTCGAGCATCCTGGGCGCGGACGGAGAGTGGGGGGAGACGTCCCTCGGCGACATGCCGGAGAGCTGCGTGGCGGCGGTACTCCTCTACCTCGACCCGCCGGAGATCTGCCAGGTGGCCCGCCTCAACCGCGCCTTCCGCGGCGCCGCCTCCGCGGACTGCGTCTGGGCCGCCAAGCTCCCCGCCAACTACCGCTACCTTGCGGCCCTAGCCGCGGCCGCCGATGACGAGGGCCGTGGCGATGGAGATGCCAATGGCAAGCGCTTCTCCCTTGCGGCGACCAAGAAGGAGATTTACGCTCGCCTGTGCCAATCCACCCTCTTTGATGCCGGCGGAAAG GAATTCTGGATTCTAAAGAACAAGGGAGGTCTTTgcatcagtatatcatcaaaggcAATGACTATTACCGGGATAGATGATCGGAGGCACTGGAGCCACCTTGCCACAGATGAATCAAG ATTCCATAGTGTTGCCTATCTTCAGCAGATTTGGTGGCTTGAGGTCGATGGGGAGCTTGAGTTCTGCTTTCCTGCTGGTGCCTACAGCCTTTTTTTTCATCTTCACCTAGGCAGACCCTATAGGCGCATGGGTCGTCGGCTTTGTGGAACTGAGCATGTGCACGGGTGGGATGTCACGCCCACACAGTTCCAGCTCACAACCTCTGATGAGCAGCAGGCCACATCTGAATATTATCTGCATCTACACGAACAAGGGGGCTGGAAGCTTTACCATGTTGGTGATTTTGTCGTATCAAACTCTGATGAGCCCATCAACCTCAAGTTCTCGATGATGCAGATCGATTGCACACATACGAAAGGCGGCTTGTGCGTTGACTCAGTATTTATATATCCTAAAGGGTACAAGCCTGAGaaggaagggcgggcctggtgcaagcggtag